The Micromonospora sp. Llam0 genome contains a region encoding:
- a CDS encoding histidine kinase yields the protein MAANLSAPLAVLALVTALAAAVYAVVRLRARRGIATATQRATYQVLHTAGLAAEPLRNGLGAADAAKAVRHLRALVGAPGAALVGSEAVLAFDGRGQHHAEQFTAAAQRAFDAGRSLVLTARDLPCDRPDCLVRGAVVAPLTGPDGDATVALIAVVDDDPAPGLVQATLETARWAGSQLALAELDSSRERLARAEVRALRAQISPHFIYNALTAIASFVRTDPERARDLILEFAEFTRYSFRAHGEFTTLAEELRSIDRYLTIERARFGERLQVRLQIAPEVLPVHLPFLCLQPLVENAVRHGLSRKPGLGTVSIEARDAGTECHITVEDDGVGMDPAVLTAGADPVRRGADPADDAGQHVGLSNVDERLRSVFGDEFGLVVETAVGAGTKVSMRVPKFHPDVRPGAGATGRWEVLS from the coding sequence GTGGCGGCAAACCTATCCGCACCACTGGCGGTCCTGGCTCTGGTGACCGCGCTGGCCGCCGCAGTGTACGCGGTCGTCCGGCTGCGCGCCCGCCGCGGGATCGCCACCGCGACGCAGCGGGCGACGTACCAGGTCCTGCACACCGCCGGCCTGGCCGCTGAACCGCTGCGCAACGGGCTGGGGGCGGCCGACGCGGCCAAGGCCGTCCGGCACCTGCGGGCGCTGGTCGGCGCCCCGGGCGCGGCGCTGGTCGGCAGCGAGGCGGTGCTCGCGTTCGACGGCCGCGGCCAGCACCACGCCGAGCAGTTCACCGCCGCCGCCCAGCGGGCGTTCGACGCCGGCCGCTCCCTCGTGCTGACCGCCCGGGACCTGCCCTGTGACCGGCCCGACTGTCTGGTGCGCGGGGCCGTCGTCGCCCCGCTCACCGGGCCGGACGGCGACGCCACCGTGGCGCTGATCGCGGTGGTCGACGACGATCCGGCGCCAGGGCTGGTGCAGGCGACCCTGGAGACCGCCCGGTGGGCGGGCAGCCAACTGGCGCTGGCCGAGCTGGACTCGTCACGGGAACGGCTGGCCAGAGCCGAGGTACGGGCGCTGCGGGCGCAGATCAGCCCGCACTTCATCTACAACGCGCTGACCGCGATCGCGTCGTTCGTCCGGACCGACCCGGAACGGGCCCGGGATCTGATCCTGGAGTTCGCCGAGTTCACCCGCTACTCGTTCCGGGCGCACGGCGAGTTCACCACGCTGGCCGAGGAGCTGAGGTCGATCGACCGGTACCTGACCATCGAACGGGCCCGGTTCGGCGAACGGCTCCAGGTCCGGCTGCAGATCGCCCCGGAGGTGCTGCCGGTGCATCTGCCCTTCCTCTGCCTGCAGCCGCTGGTGGAGAATGCGGTACGGCACGGACTGTCGCGCAAGCCAGGGCTCGGCACGGTCAGCATCGAGGCGCGGGACGCCGGGACCGAGTGCCACATCACCGTCGAGGACGACGGGGTGGGGATGGACCCGGCGGTGCTGACCGCCGGCGCCGACCCGGTACGTCGCGGCGCCGATCCGGCCGACGACGCCGGCCAGCACGTCGGCCTGTCGAATGTCGACGAACGGCTGCGCTCGGTCTTCGGCGACGAGTTCGGGCTGGTGGTGGAGACCGCGGTGGGAGCGGGTACGAAGGTGAGCATGCGGGTGCCGAAGTTCCACCCCGACGTACGGCCGGGGGCGGGCGCGACCGGCCGGTGGGAGGTGCTGTCGTGA